From a single Miscanthus floridulus cultivar M001 chromosome 8, ASM1932011v1, whole genome shotgun sequence genomic region:
- the LOC136477173 gene encoding uncharacterized protein translates to MVMHVGNLEPAFTFAHYESAPHVEAGTVAALVIREFWEYFKLDDGFKGTTEAVAKRACRKRVVDVHHEARLQAIIDYYGTKLGQKVTKKDIREQDLTLTKPQFLEVIPWWCNGCPVA, encoded by the exons ATGGTCATGCATGTCGGGAACCTCGAGCCCGCCTTCACGTTTGCCCACTATGAGTCCGCCCCCCACGTGGAAGCAGGCACCGTGGCTGCGCTCGTCATTcgggagttttgg GAGTACTTCAAACTTGACGATGGATTCAAGGGCACGACGGAGGCAGTGGCTAAGCGAGCTTGCAGGAAACGCGTCGTCGATGTCCATCATGAGGCACGACTCCAGGCCATCATAGATTACTATGGGACGAAGCTCGGACAGAAGGTCACCAAGAAGGACATCCGAGAACAAGACTTGACGCTGACCAAACCCCAGTTCCTTGAG gtgattccttggtggtgcaACGGGTGCCCCGTGGCTTAG
- the LOC136477172 gene encoding uncharacterized protein → MAHKGKASSDVSFNLDDPAKAYTNSSAYKKITEYTAAARSIHGPDYDPRTDNIDANTVMRIGQGKKHGRYWIGDSVIDTASTPTLSQIRAQSMTASSLPTIRSWPSISQHRVDTLQAQVEEANRRAQELELGLAAEWAAWEADKLT, encoded by the exons atggcacacaagggcaaggcgtcgtccgacgtctccttcaacctggacgACCCGGCCAAGGCGTACACAAACTCGAGCGCCTATAAGAAAATCACGGAGTACACGGCGGCGGCAAGGTCGATCCATGGGCCGGACTACGATCCACGGACCGACAACATTGATGCAAACACCGTCATGAGGATtggacaaggcaagaagcatggccgctactggattggcgacagcgtgatcgacacggcctctactcccactctctcccagatccgagcacagagcatGACCGCCTCCTCACTCCCGACGATACGCTCATGGCCGAGCAtttcacagcaccgggtcgacacactccag GCCCAGGTGGAAGAAGCAAACAGGAGGGCCCAGGAGCTGGAGCTGGGGTTGGCGGCCGAATGGGCCGCGTGGGAGGCCGACAAACTCACCTAG